The following nucleotide sequence is from bacterium.
AACCCCGATCTGCCACAGCCGCCGGGTGTTGCACCCAGGGCCGCCCCGGAGGGGACGGCCCTGGCTGGGTCTTGGTTCTGCTAGCCCAGTTCGCTGCGAACGATCTCCGCTCCCGAGACCATCGCGTGGAGCTTGTCCTGGGCGATGTAGCGCTGCAGGAGGATGAGCCCGCAGTCCGTGGTCACGCCCAACTGGTTGGCCGGCACGTACTCGAGCAGCCGCCGGATCCGGCCGGCTACCTGCTCGGCCGTCTCGGTGATCGTCGACTTGACGTCGATCACACCCGCCCAGAACTGGATGTTCTCGGGAACCGGATTGTCCCGGATCACCTCGAGCCCGGACAGGTCGTCCGAGCGCCGCCCGCAGTTCTCGAGGTTGAGGACATCGATGTTCGCCTCGTAGGACTTCGGGACCACCGAAGCGGTGGCAGCCGGCTCATCACCCTGGCGGATGGTCAGATCGAAGATCTCTCCGGCGCCGGCCGTGTCGTCCGGGTAGTAGGCCGGGGTGCCGCCCCAGTTGCCCCAGCAGATGTGGACGATGATCTTGGCGTTCTGGACGCCCTCCACGGCCCGGTCGAAGGCCTCGATGGCCCACGGTTCGTAGAAATACGGCCAGGTGAACTCGTCGAGCTGGATGAAGTCGATCCCCATGGCGTCGACCTCGAGGATGTCCTCGTTGACCGCCGCGGCGATGTCCATGGCCCGCTCCGCGGGATCCTCGTAATGGAGGTCGTTGGTGGCCTGGGCAAGGACCTGGATACCGGTGTACTGGACCTTGGTGGCCTTGTTGGTGGCCTGCTTCAGGGCCCGGGCCTGCTCGACCATGATGGCGCCCCGCCGCTTGACCTCCTGGGTGAGGGTGCCGGCATGGAGGCGGCTGTAGATCGGGAACCCGAGGAAGCCACCCTTCAGGTCGTATCCGAGCCGCTTGTAGTAGTAGTAGAGGGCCTGATCGGCGTAGTTGTCGCCGTGGAGCCGCCCATCGGTGATGATGTCGAGACCGGCGTTCTCCTGGTCCCTGGCCAGGGCGCCCACCGCATCCTCCAGCGCCTCCCGGATGTAGGCATCCGGCGGCTCCTGGTCCCCGGTCCAGTCCCGCACGCAGTTGGCGTCCCACCACCTCGGATTGGGGTAGTTCCCGACCATCGAGGTCGGGATCATGACCTCTTGACCCTTGATCTGCATGTTCCCTCCATTCGAGAGAATCTCCGAGTCGCCCTCGGCGCGACCCGTCGGCCGGGCCCTGCAAGCTTCCCTTGTAGCCGACAGTCCACTGGCATGGACCCGTATAGGGCGAGAGTAGCAATGTGCCGGAAACGCGGTCGAGCGGTCTCGGGAAGGTGCTCAGAAGATATAGAGCGCGGTCGACCCGCGATGTCACGACCTGGGGTTTGGTTGTGGACTATCGGGCTAACGCGGACCTTCTCGATGCTCTTCTAGCGGAGCGACCAGCCTCCGTCCACGACCAGGCCGTGGCCGGTCATGTAGGAGAGGCGGCCGGACGCCAGGAGGGTGATCGCCTCGGCGATCTCCTCGGGCTGGGCTACCCGGCCGACGGGGATGCTGGTCTCGATGGCCGACCGGAGCTCGGGCTGGTCGAGCCGCCACTTGGTCATCGGAGTCTCCGCCATGCCGGGACACACCGCGTTGGACCGGATGCCGTCCCCGGCGTAGTCCAGGGCAATCGAGCGGGCCAGCAGCAGCGCCGCCGCCTTCGAGACCGAGTACGCGGAGCGGGACGGGAACGGATCCATCCCGGCCACCGAAGCCACCGTGATTATGTGACCGGACCGGCGGGGAACCATCGAGGAAAGGGCGGCGCGCGAGCACAGGTAGGCGCCCCGCACGTTGACCCCCATGACCCGGTCCCACTCCTCGACCGGGGTCTCGTGGAGGCGGGTGGCCGCCAAGGATCCGGTGATCCCGGCGTTGTTGACCAACACGTCGACCGGGCCAAGCGTCTCCTCGACGGCGGCGAAGGCCGCCGAGACCTCGCCTGCCACGGCTACGTCCACTCCCAGCCCCAGTCCATCGCCCGCGGCTTCGGAGGCGCCGGAAGGATCGAGGTCGAAGACACCCAGCCGGAACCCCTCGCTCCGGAGGCGCTCGCATGTTGCCAGCCCTATGCCCGACCCACCTCCCGTCACCACGGCCACACCCGGCGCCCGGTCCGCCATCCATACCTCCAGAGAGTCGAGACCCAAGGATACGTCTGACCGCTCCGGGAATCCTGGAGGAGCGCTGCTCGGCCCTGAACGCGCCGCCGGCCGAACCCGACCTTCCAGGGTGACCGCGACCCTTCGATCGCCATGGCCCCCAGTGACGACCGACCTGACACACGATTGGATCGAGCTGTCCGAGGAGTCGTTACTCGAAGCCGGCCAATGCCCTGCTACTGGCCACTGACCACTGCGGCGTATCATGTCCCGCATGAGACTCGAAGGACGGACTGCTCTCATCACGGGAGCCGGCTCGGGTATCGGCCGGGCAACCGCCGTATTGTTCGCCGCCGAGGGCGCCGGCGTGGCGATACTCGACCGCGACGGCCAGGCCGCCGAGTCCGCCGCCTCGGATATCTCGGCCACAGGCGCCGAGGCACATCCGGTGGTGGCCGACGTGTCGTCACCGGAGGAGATCGCCGGCGCCGTGGACCGCGCCGCCCGGCTCCTCGGTCGCCTTGACATCCTCTACAACAATGCCGGCGTCGGGTCCAGCGGATCGGTGGTTGACACCACCGAGGAGGACTGGGACCGCTGCTTCGCGGTGAACGTCAAGGGCACCTACCTGACCTCACGGGCCGCCATACCCCACCTGGAATCCGCAGGCGGCGGATCCATCATCAACCAGGCCTCGGTAGCCGCTCTGGTGGGGATCCAGGGACTCGCTGCCTACTGTGCCGCCAAGGGAGCGGTGGTGTCCCTGACCCGAGCCATGGCCATCGACCTCGCTCCCGTTGGTATCCGGGTGAACGCGCTCTGCCCGGGCACCGTCTACACGCCGCTCATGGAGCCGCTCATGCGCGAGCGCGGCGGCGGAGATATCGAGCGTGGCCTGGAGATAACCGCCGCCAAGTATCTGATCGGACGTCTCGGAACGCCCATGGAGATCGCCCGGGCCGCGCTGTTCCTCGCATCGGACGATTCCAGCTTCGTCACCGGTACCGCCTTCACGGTCGACGGCGGTATGACGGCTCAGTAGGAAGGTACCGAAGAATGTCCGGTTGGCCCGATGCGTCGGCTGCGAAGACCCCAATCAACGCTTCCCGGGCCGGCGATAGAGTCCCGTCCCCGTCCCCTCCCGCACCCGTCTAGCCGCCCGGATGGCCGTACATCTCGCTCCCGACAAGCTCGCCGACCTCGAGACGGCGGTCGGGATGGTGCGGCCCGGTTCGATGGTGGCACTCGGGGGAGGCCTCTCGGCCCGGCTCCCGATGGCGCTGGTCCGCGACCTGATCAGGGCCGGGATCGGAGACCTCCATGTGGTCGGTTCCGCCCACTCCATCGATGTGGACCTGCTGGCCGCCGCCGGAGCGATCTCGGTCTGCGAGGAGAGCTACGTGGGGTACGAGCAGGACCACGGTCTGGCGCCGGCCTTCCGGAGGGCGGCTCAGGAAGGGTCGCTGGAGGCACGGGAGAGCTGCTGCGACACCATCCTCACCCAACTCCGGGCCGCCGAGATGGGCCTCTCCTTCCTCCCCGTCCACGGCGTCAAGGGGACGGACATCGAGGGGCTGCATCCGGAGTACTCCCGCGTGATCTGTCCTTTCACCGGGCACGAGTACGTGGCCGTGCCGCCCCTGGCCCCGGACGCGGCCCTGATCCACGCCCCCATCGGGGATCGTCAGGGGAACCTCCACATCGAGCAGCCCTACGTCCTTGACGAGCGGTTCGCGGTGGCCTCGGCCATGACGATCGCCACTGTCGATCGGATCGCCACCACCGACGAGGTGGCGGCGGCGGGCATCGTCATCCCCCACTACCGGGTGGCCGCGGTGGTCGAGGCGCCGTTCGGCGCCCATCCCAGTTCGTGCTATCCCGGTTATTCCTACGACCGCGCCCATCTGGCATCCTGGGTCAAGGCTGCCAGGACTCCCGAGGGCGCGCAGGATTACCTCCGCAGCCATGTCACCGGCGTCGACGAGGACGGCTACCGGCAGCTGGTCGGCGCCGACCGGCTGGAACATCTGACCGGATACCGGGCCTCCGACCAGGCATGGATGGAGATGTTCCGGTGAGTTACCGATTCGGACTCGACGAGCTATTCGTGGTCGAACTCGCCCGGACCGTTCGAGATGCCGAGGTTGTATTCCACGGCTTCGGAAGCCCGTGCGCCACGGTTGCCATGCACCTCGCCAAGCGCACCCATGCCCCCCATGCGCTGCTGATCGAGGGCGCCACCTACGCGGTCAACCCCTCTCCTTCCTTCATCGCTCCGTCGAGTAATGACCACTCCCTGAAGCAGGGATCGGCCTACTCGATGCGTTTCGAGGAGGCGTTCGACATGTCGATCAGGGGCGACATGGACCTCATGTTCCTGTCGGGCATCCAGATCGACCCCTACGGGAACACCAACGTCACCGCGGTCGGCGGGATGCCACACCCGAAGGTGAAGCTGGGCGGTGGGGGCGGGGGATGCAACATGTCGGCCACGATCGGGCGCCTCACCCTGTGGACCACCAACCACCGGTCCGGGCGCTGCCTGGTCGGGGAATGCGACTTCATCACCGACATCGGCCACCGGACGCCTGAGGGAACCCGATCCGCGCTGGGCTACCCGGGAGGCGGTCCGGACACGCTGGTCACCGAATTGGGCGTGTTCGACTACCCCGAGGGTCGGGCCCGGCTGCGGAGGCTGTTTCCGGACGTGACACTCGCGGAAGCGAAGGCCGTCACCGGCTTCGAGTTCGCCGTGGCGGCCGACCTCGCGCCGGTACAGACACCTTCGCGCCACCAGATCGATCTGGTGCGCGCCATCGACCCGCTCGGCGTCCGCCGGCGGGAGTTCCGGCCGGCCGAACTCGAACGGTCCTTCTCCCTGTGACTCTCGACCGCGTGTTCAACCCGGCCCGGGTGGCGGTGGTGGGCGCCTCCGACCGTCCCGGCAAGGTCGGATCGGTCATCTGGCGCAACCTGGCGGCCTTCGAGGGCGAGAGAATCCCGGTCACCACCTCGGCGGACCGCGTCGGAGGCGTTCCGGCGGTCCCGAGCCTGACGGAGATAGAGGGCGAGGTCGACCTGGCGATCCTCGTGGTCCCTGCCCGGGCCGCTCCGGCCATCGCCCGCCAGGCCGCCGCCAAAGGTGTCGGCGGGATGGTGGTGCTGGCGGGCGGGTTCGCCGAGACCGGACCGGCCGGGGCTGCCCTCCAAGCCGAGCTGGTCGAGGCAGCCGGGCCGGTCCGGATCGTGGGGCCCAACTGCTTCGGGATCCAGAACATCGCGCTGGGCCTCAACGCGTCGATAACGATGGCGGGCGACATCGAGACGGGGACGGTGGCCCTGGTCACCCAGTCGGGTGCCTACGGGATGGCGATCCACTCGCTGGCACTGGATGAGAACCTGCGCTTCGGGAAGGTGTACTCGTCAGGCAACAAGGCCGATATCGGCGACCACGAGGTGATCAGCTACCTCCATCAGGATCCCGGCACCCGCATCGTGTGCCTGCTCGCGGAGTCGGTGACCGACGGGGCCGAGTTGGCCGCCGCCATCCGGACCGCCAGCCCGACCATGCCGGTGATCGTGACCAAGACCGGCCGCTCGGAGGCCGGGGCTCGAGCCGCGCTGTCCCACACCGGGGCCCTGGGTACCGACGACGCCGTCTTCCGGGCCGCCATGCGCCAAGCGGGGGCCATCACCGTCCGATCCGGTCTGGAGATGCTCGACGTGGCGCGGGTGCTGACCGCTCAGCCGCTCCCTCGAGGGGCCCGGGCGGCCATCATCACCAACTCGGGCGGCGTGGGCGTCGAGCTGGCCGACATGCTCGAGGATGAGGGAGTAGAGGTCCCCGAACTGTCGCCCGGCCTCCGGGATCACATCGCCGAACGGCTGCCTCCCATCGGAGGCGCCCGGAACCCGGTGGACATGACCCCCATCTGGTCGCGCTTCGCGGAGCTCTATCCGTGGTTGACCGACACGCTGGCCCGCTCGGGCGAGATAGACCTGGTGATCCCGGTACTCCTGCAACGGGCGGCCATGGACGAGGCCACGCTGACCGGGCTGCGCGACACCGTGGCGGCGCTGAGGGCAGGAGGGAACCAGGTGCCCGTCTACTGCTGCTGGGTGACCCCGCGGGAGGCCCGCGGTAGGGCCGACGTCCTCCAGTCGGCCGGGATCCCGTGCCTGGAGTGGCCCGAGCGCGTGGCGCGAGCCGTCGGGCACGCGGTGCGCTACGCCGCCAACCGCCCGAGCATCGCCCCGCCCGTTCGGGTCGACCTCTCCGAGTCCTTCGGGCTGGCGGAAGGGCCGGTCCCGGCAACCGAGGCCGCCGCAATCCTGGCGCGCTACGGAATCAGGACCGTCGAGAGCGCGCTGTGTGCCACCGCCGACGAGGCTGTGGCGGCGGCGGAACTCCTGCCGGGTCCGGTCGTGATGAAGACCGCCGCCCCCTCGGTGGCCCACCGGACCGAGGCCGGAGGGGTCCGGATGGGCCTGGCCACCGCCGGCGACATCCGTGACGCCTACGGAGAGCTGTCAGCGCTCGGAGCCGAGGTGTTGGTCCAGCCGCGGTTGGGCGGGGTAGAGGTGGTGGTGGGCGCCCTGCGGGACCCGGTCTTCGGGCCGATGGTGATGGCCGGCCTGGGCGGGACCATGGTGGAACTGCTCGAGGACGTGGTCTTCGCGCTGGCTCCCGTGAGCAAGGCCGAGGCGATCGTGATGCTGGAGAGCCTGGCGGGCTTCCCGCTACTCGCCGGGTACAGGGGTGGACCCGAGGTTGACCTCGACGCGGTGGGAGAAGTGATAGCCGACGTGGCCCGCCTGGCCGCCGAACACCCCGAGGTGAGCGAGATCGACCTCAACCCGGTCCTGTGCACCGAGTCCGGCGCCACAGCTGTGGACTGGAAGCTCTACGTGAGCCAACCTTAGGAGGGTCTGGGAACTCGGTTACGTAGCTCTTGCCATGCTCAGCGCTGCGGATCGAGGACGGACAATCCCCTGAATCCGTCTGCCCACTCGATGATCTTCCGGTCGGCGGTCGCCAGATGGAATCCGCCGATTATCGCGGTCGCCGTGATAAAGCGATCAGCGGGATCGGGATGGAACCCTTGGTCCCCCAACTCTGCAGCCCGGATAGCCACCTCATCGTCCACCGGAAGGATGTTCAAACCGTTGACTCGCAGTTTGTTGCGTAGAGACCGTGAAGGCGGAACCCTTCCGAGTCTCCCTCTCCCCTGCAACATGGCGATCTCCCAGAAAACGATCGAGGAGACCGCGACACTGCCCTCTACCCACGACGAGCCGAGCATCGACTTGAACTCTTCTCCGAGGCGATCGGAATCCATCACCGACCGAACCAGCACGTGGGTATCGAGCAGGATCACTGATGGGATGGGAGATCGGGGTCCAGTACCCGGTCGGGGTTGCTGATGGCTTCCCAGTCCTCAGCAGGCACCGCCGGAGACATGATGTCTCCTGTAATGCTCATCCGGTCCCGGAACATCCCCAGCAACGGCACAGGCTTTCGAACAGGGGCCAACCGCGACACCGGCTTGCCGTGCTTCGTGATCACTATCTCCTCGCCGGTCTCGTTCACCTCGTCCATGAGCGCCAGACACCGGTTCTTGAACTCGCCCGCCGGCATGGTCCGCCGGCTCTGACCGATACCCGACATGCCCGAGACCTCCTGATCGTCACACGGAGTATAGCCATGTCCAATGACTATGGCCATATGCTGTCCACGAGGCACGAACCGATCTGTTCTATCCTCAGCCGAGAAGCCCCAACAGACACTCAATCGGCACAGGGAGAGACAGATGGCGACCACCACGCTCACGCCTTGGGACATTCGCAGCCAGGACCCCATCAGCATCCATGATTGGGGACCGGAGATCGACTCCATGCTGGAGGACCCCGAGGACAACCGGGTGGTGTTCAACGTCGACGAGACCGATACCCGTCCCTACGATGCCATCTTCCTGGGCGGGGGCGCCGCCGGGCGTTTCGGATCCGCCTACATGCGGGCCATGGGCGGGCGCCAGCTGATCATCGACCAGTGGCCCTTCCTAGGGGGCTCGTGCCCGCACAACGCCTGCGTGCCCCACCACCTCTTCAGCGAGGTGGCGGCCGAGCTCATGCTGACCCGCACCTTCAGCGGGCAGTTCTGGTTCCCGGACATGGAGGGGCGGGTGACCTCCATCAAGGAGATCGTCGACCTGTTCCGGGCCGGCCGGATTGCCCCGCACGCGATCATGAACTTCCAGAGCAAGGAGCAACTCGACCTCGAGTACATCCTGAACGCCCCGGGCAGGATCATCGACTCCCACACGGTCGAGGTGGCGGGCCGCACCTTCACCGCCAACAACCTGATCCTCGCCACCGGCGCCCATCCCCGACCCCTCCCGTGCCCCGGCAACGACCTGAAGGGCGTCTTCACCTATGAATCCCTGGTGGAGGATCTCGACTACGAGCCGGGCGACACGGTCGTCGTGGTCGGCGGATCCAAGACCGCGGTCGAATACGGGTGCTTCTTCCAGGCCACCGGACGCCGCACCATCTTAGTGGTGCGCACCGAGCTGCTGAAGCTGCTGGAGGACGGCGAGACCCGTGACTACGTGATCACCATGATGAAGGAGCAGGGGACCGAGATCTGGGAGGGCTCGGTCGTGACCGAGGTTCACGATGACGGCGGCGGCCGGGTCAAGGGCGTCACCGTTTCCACGCCGGATGGAGTCGAGTACGTCGAGACCGACTTCGTGTTCCACGGCCTGGGCGAGGTCCCCAACTCGAAGATGGCGGCCGAGGTGCTGGGCGTGAAGCTGAACGACGACGGGACCATCAAGGTCAACCCGCAGATGCAGACCTCGGTACCCAACGTGTACGCCATCGGCGACCTGATCGGCCCGCCCATGGAGATGTTCAAGGCTCGCAAGTCGGGGATGTACGCATCGCGCCACATCATGGGCGAGGACGTCCACTACGAGTTCAAGGAGTTCCCCGACTTCCTGCACACCCACTACGAGGTCAGCTGGTTCGGGATCGGCGAGGAGGAAGCCCGGGAACGCTACGGGGAAGTGACCATCATCAAGATGCCCCCCGACTCGGAGGACGGCTGGGAGGTCGCCCTGCCGGCCACCGACCGGATGATGCTCTACGCGTTCGCCAAGCCCCGGATGTCGGGCTTCCAGAAGCTGATCATCGCCTCCGCCTCCCGCAAGGTGGTCGGCGCCCATCACGTGGGGGCGGGGGCCCGGGACGCCTTCCAGTACCTGTTCCAGTTGTACCGCCGCGGACTCACCATCGACCAGCTCGCGGAGATGGACGAGCTGTTCCTCAACCCCACCCACTTCATCCAGCTGTCCCGCCTCAGGGCCGGATCCAAGGACCTCCAGGACTTATGACCGGCGCCGGCGAATCGGCCTGGTACCGGCTGGCGGTCACCGGCGAGGTACGGCGCGAGCGGACCGCCAAGCCGCGCCACGCCGGCGTGACCATGGTCATCGACACCGGGATGGGCCTGTCCCAGTGCGAGGACCTGCTGATGATGGCGGACCGCTGGATCGACCACTGGAAGCTCAGCTTCGGCACCTCGGCGCTGATACCCAAGCCGGTGCTCGCCAAGAAGCTGGACCTGATCGGGTCGGCCGGGATCCTCACCTTCCCCGGCGGGACCATGTTCGAGGCCACCATCGTCCGGCGCCATTGCCGCCACTACATGCGGACCGCCCGAGGGATGGGCTTCACCGCCGTCGAGATCTCCGAGGGATCGATCGACCTCTCGCCCGACCGCCGGCGCGGGGCCATCGAGTGTGCGCTCGACCATGACCTGGCGGTGATCACCGAGGTCGGGAAGAAGGACCCGACCGCCCAACCGTCTCCAGGGCAACTGGCCGATCAGGCGCTGCAGGACCTGGAGTGGGGAGCCTCGTGGGTGGTGGTCGAGGGCCGCGAATCCGGCACCGGGGTCGGGATGTACGACGCGACCGGCCGGATCGACATGGAGGCGGTGGAAACGGTCGCCGAGCGGGTGGGAGACGCCGTCGACCGCCTGGTGTGGGAGGCGCCCCTGGCCGATCAGCAGAAGATGCTGATCGGACGCTTCGGCCTCAACGTGGGTCTGGGGAACATCGATCCCACCCGGATCCTGGCGCTGGAGGCGCTCCGCACCGGTCTCCGGTTCGAGACGCTGCAACCGATCGCCGCCCGCCTGGCCGCGAGGGGTGCCTGGGATCCGGAGCGGCGAGAGCTCCCTCCGGTATGAACGCTAGCCGCTCGTCATATTGCTAACCAGCAACTAGCTACTAGTAACTAACCCTGCCAGGAGGTCCCGGGTGGCTTCGGTCCCGATCCCGGTATCGAACGGGACGGCCCATACATCGGTAGCACCGGAGTCGAACAGGGCCCGGATGCGGGATCGGACGGTCCGCGCGCCTCCCGAGATGGCCAGATCTGCCGGCCCATCCACTCCTTCGCGATCGAAGAGCCGCTGGTAGTTGACGAGATTGCCGTACATACCGAACGTCCGGTTGGCCGCGGCCCTAGCCCGGTCCCGGTCTCCGTCGACCGCGACCGGAACCCCTGCCACCACGCGGGGCGAAGCCTTCCCCGCCGCCTGCGCGCCCTCGGTGACGGCTGGTAGCACCACCTCTTCCAGGGACTTCGGTCCGGCCAACCATGTGGTCACCCCGTCGGCCAGTTCCCCGCCCAGCCGACACATCGCCGGTGCGAGGGCTCCCACAATGACCGGCACGCGGGAAGTTCCGCGCACCGTTATCGCCGCCTCGACCCGGTAGTGATCCCCGCCGAAGCTCGCCTCGCCCTCTCCTAGCAATCCTCCCAGGACGGTCAGGTACTCACGCAGGTGGCCTACCTGGCTCGAGTAGTCGAGGCCGTGCATCCCCTCGATCACGGGACGGTGCGAGACCCCCACCCCGAGCACGAACCGCCCTCCCGACAGGGATTGGACCGTTGCCGCGGATTGCGCCAGAGCCACGGGATGGCGGGGATAGGTGGGAACCACGCCCACCCCTAGCTCGATGCGCGACGTCCGCTGTGCCGCCGCGGCCAGCATGGTCATTGAGTCGATACCCCGGCTGAAGTGGATGCACCAGGCAGAGTTGAATCCGTCCTGCTCGGCGGCGACTGCTTCGGCGACCACTTCCTCCGGGGCCCGGAAAACGCCTACGGGCTCGCCGCCGATGAGAATCGAGATGCGCATGGGTCGCTCCTGCCGGTCGCCTAGGAGGGTACTGAAGAATGTCCGGTTGGCCCGATGGTCGGCAACGAAGTCCCCGGTTGAGGCGTCGCGGGCCAACCCACCCTCGTCTTTTTCAGCACCCTTCTATCCGAGCGTGGCGGCCAGCAAGCGC
It contains:
- a CDS encoding cobalamin-independent methionine synthase II family protein yields the protein MQIKGQEVMIPTSMVGNYPNPRWWDANCVRDWTGDQEPPDAYIREALEDAVGALARDQENAGLDIITDGRLHGDNYADQALYYYYKRLGYDLKGGFLGFPIYSRLHAGTLTQEVKRRGAIMVEQARALKQATNKATKVQYTGIQVLAQATNDLHYEDPAERAMDIAAAVNEDILEVDAMGIDFIQLDEFTWPYFYEPWAIEAFDRAVEGVQNAKIIVHICWGNWGGTPAYYPDDTAGAGEIFDLTIRQGDEPAATASVVPKSYEANIDVLNLENCGRRSDDLSGLEVIRDNPVPENIQFWAGVIDVKSTITETAEQVAGRIRRLLEYVPANQLGVTTDCGLILLQRYIAQDKLHAMVSGAEIVRSELG
- a CDS encoding SDR family NAD(P)-dependent oxidoreductase; its protein translation is MADRAPGVAVVTGGGSGIGLATCERLRSEGFRLGVFDLDPSGASEAAGDGLGLGVDVAVAGEVSAAFAAVEETLGPVDVLVNNAGITGSLAATRLHETPVEEWDRVMGVNVRGAYLCSRAALSSMVPRRSGHIITVASVAGMDPFPSRSAYSVSKAAALLLARSIALDYAGDGIRSNAVCPGMAETPMTKWRLDQPELRSAIETSIPVGRVAQPEEIAEAITLLASGRLSYMTGHGLVVDGGWSLR
- a CDS encoding glucose 1-dehydrogenase, whose translation is MRLEGRTALITGAGSGIGRATAVLFAAEGAGVAILDRDGQAAESAASDISATGAEAHPVVADVSSPEEIAGAVDRAARLLGRLDILYNNAGVGSSGSVVDTTEEDWDRCFAVNVKGTYLTSRAAIPHLESAGGGSIINQASVAALVGIQGLAAYCAAKGAVVSLTRAMAIDLAPVGIRVNALCPGTVYTPLMEPLMRERGGGDIERGLEITAAKYLIGRLGTPMEIARAALFLASDDSSFVTGTAFTVDGGMTAQ
- a CDS encoding CoA transferase subunit A encodes the protein MAVHLAPDKLADLETAVGMVRPGSMVALGGGLSARLPMALVRDLIRAGIGDLHVVGSAHSIDVDLLAAAGAISVCEESYVGYEQDHGLAPAFRRAAQEGSLEARESCCDTILTQLRAAEMGLSFLPVHGVKGTDIEGLHPEYSRVICPFTGHEYVAVPPLAPDAALIHAPIGDRQGNLHIEQPYVLDERFAVASAMTIATVDRIATTDEVAAAGIVIPHYRVAAVVEAPFGAHPSSCYPGYSYDRAHLASWVKAARTPEGAQDYLRSHVTGVDEDGYRQLVGADRLEHLTGYRASDQAWMEMFR
- a CDS encoding acyl CoA--acetate/3-ketoacid CoA transferase subunit beta gives rise to the protein MSYRFGLDELFVVELARTVRDAEVVFHGFGSPCATVAMHLAKRTHAPHALLIEGATYAVNPSPSFIAPSSNDHSLKQGSAYSMRFEEAFDMSIRGDMDLMFLSGIQIDPYGNTNVTAVGGMPHPKVKLGGGGGGCNMSATIGRLTLWTTNHRSGRCLVGECDFITDIGHRTPEGTRSALGYPGGGPDTLVTELGVFDYPEGRARLRRLFPDVTLAEAKAVTGFEFAVAADLAPVQTPSRHQIDLVRAIDPLGVRRREFRPAELERSFSL
- a CDS encoding acetate--CoA ligase family protein, which encodes MTLDRVFNPARVAVVGASDRPGKVGSVIWRNLAAFEGERIPVTTSADRVGGVPAVPSLTEIEGEVDLAILVVPARAAPAIARQAAAKGVGGMVVLAGGFAETGPAGAALQAELVEAAGPVRIVGPNCFGIQNIALGLNASITMAGDIETGTVALVTQSGAYGMAIHSLALDENLRFGKVYSSGNKADIGDHEVISYLHQDPGTRIVCLLAESVTDGAELAAAIRTASPTMPVIVTKTGRSEAGARAALSHTGALGTDDAVFRAAMRQAGAITVRSGLEMLDVARVLTAQPLPRGARAAIITNSGGVGVELADMLEDEGVEVPELSPGLRDHIAERLPPIGGARNPVDMTPIWSRFAELYPWLTDTLARSGEIDLVIPVLLQRAAMDEATLTGLRDTVAALRAGGNQVPVYCCWVTPREARGRADVLQSAGIPCLEWPERVARAVGHAVRYAANRPSIAPPVRVDLSESFGLAEGPVPATEAAAILARYGIRTVESALCATADEAVAAAELLPGPVVMKTAAPSVAHRTEAGGVRMGLATAGDIRDAYGELSALGAEVLVQPRLGGVEVVVGALRDPVFGPMVMAGLGGTMVELLEDVVFALAPVSKAEAIVMLESLAGFPLLAGYRGGPEVDLDAVGEVIADVARLAAEHPEVSEIDLNPVLCTESGATAVDWKLYVSQP
- a CDS encoding type II toxin-antitoxin system VapC family toxin, with product MILLDTHVLVRSVMDSDRLGEEFKSMLGSSWVEGSVAVSSIVFWEIAMLQGRGRLGRVPPSRSLRNKLRVNGLNILPVDDEVAIRAAELGDQGFHPDPADRFITATAIIGGFHLATADRKIIEWADGFRGLSVLDPQR
- a CDS encoding type II toxin-antitoxin system Phd/YefM family antitoxin, with translation MSGIGQSRRTMPAGEFKNRCLALMDEVNETGEEIVITKHGKPVSRLAPVRKPVPLLGMFRDRMSITGDIMSPAVPAEDWEAISNPDRVLDPDLPSHQ
- a CDS encoding NAD(P)/FAD-dependent oxidoreductase, whose product is MATTTLTPWDIRSQDPISIHDWGPEIDSMLEDPEDNRVVFNVDETDTRPYDAIFLGGGAAGRFGSAYMRAMGGRQLIIDQWPFLGGSCPHNACVPHHLFSEVAAELMLTRTFSGQFWFPDMEGRVTSIKEIVDLFRAGRIAPHAIMNFQSKEQLDLEYILNAPGRIIDSHTVEVAGRTFTANNLILATGAHPRPLPCPGNDLKGVFTYESLVEDLDYEPGDTVVVVGGSKTAVEYGCFFQATGRRTILVVRTELLKLLEDGETRDYVITMMKEQGTEIWEGSVVTEVHDDGGGRVKGVTVSTPDGVEYVETDFVFHGLGEVPNSKMAAEVLGVKLNDDGTIKVNPQMQTSVPNVYAIGDLIGPPMEMFKARKSGMYASRHIMGEDVHYEFKEFPDFLHTHYEVSWFGIGEEEARERYGEVTIIKMPPDSEDGWEVALPATDRMMLYAFAKPRMSGFQKLIIASASRKVVGAHHVGAGARDAFQYLFQLYRRGLTIDQLAEMDELFLNPTHFIQLSRLRAGSKDLQDL
- a CDS encoding phosphosulfolactate synthase, which gives rise to MTGAGESAWYRLAVTGEVRRERTAKPRHAGVTMVIDTGMGLSQCEDLLMMADRWIDHWKLSFGTSALIPKPVLAKKLDLIGSAGILTFPGGTMFEATIVRRHCRHYMRTARGMGFTAVEISEGSIDLSPDRRRGAIECALDHDLAVITEVGKKDPTAQPSPGQLADQALQDLEWGASWVVVEGRESGTGVGMYDATGRIDMEAVETVAERVGDAVDRLVWEAPLADQQKMLIGRFGLNVGLGNIDPTRILALEALRTGLRFETLQPIAARLAARGAWDPERRELPPV
- a CDS encoding TIGR03564 family F420-dependent LLM class oxidoreductase, translating into MRISILIGGEPVGVFRAPEEVVAEAVAAEQDGFNSAWCIHFSRGIDSMTMLAAAAQRTSRIELGVGVVPTYPRHPVALAQSAATVQSLSGGRFVLGVGVSHRPVIEGMHGLDYSSQVGHLREYLTVLGGLLGEGEASFGGDHYRVEAAITVRGTSRVPVIVGALAPAMCRLGGELADGVTTWLAGPKSLEEVVLPAVTEGAQAAGKASPRVVAGVPVAVDGDRDRARAAANRTFGMYGNLVNYQRLFDREGVDGPADLAISGGARTVRSRIRALFDSGATDVWAVPFDTGIGTEATRDLLAGLVTSS